Proteins encoded together in one Lathyrus oleraceus cultivar Zhongwan6 chromosome 5, CAAS_Psat_ZW6_1.0, whole genome shotgun sequence window:
- the LOC127085534 gene encoding chaperone protein dnaJ GFA2, mitochondrial, whose protein sequence is MVRSNGVKLLRSLSPKLLLNADKSLYGVLQRGYRTLNSGFGNSSKVIGSYHPNVGNGVNLKNWVLLGAANTYLGASRSIHGSAPLARDFYDVLGVNKNASSSEIKKAYYGLAKKLHPDTNKDDPEAEKKFQEVSLAYEVLKDEVKRQQYDQVGHDAFVNQESNGFGDGGAGGFNPFEQIFRDHDFVKNFFHQNIGGQDVKTFVELSFMEAVRGCTKTITFQTDMLCNTCGGSGVPPGTRPETCKRCKGSGVTSVQAGIFKMETTCGTCKGTGKIVSSFCKSCRGAKVNKGTKSVKLDIMAGIDNNETIKVYRSGGADPDGNHPGDLYVTIKVREDPVFRRDGSDIHVDTVLSITQAILGGTIQVPTLTGDVVLKVRPGTQHGQKVVLKKKGIKTKNSYTLGDQYVHFNVNIPINLTDRQRELIEEFQKEEQDESSDKGKAASASG, encoded by the exons ATGGTTCGCTCCAATGGCGTCAAGCTTCTTCGATCTCTTTCACCTAAACTCCTCCTCAACGCAGACAAATCC TTATATGGAGTTTTGCAACGGGGTTACAGGACATTGAATTCAGGATTTGGCAATTCTTCCAAAGTTATTGGAAGTTATCATCCCAATG TTGGAAATGGTGTTAATTTGAAGAACTGGGTGCTATTGGGAGCAGCCAATACTTATTTGGGAGCATCTAGATCCATTCATGGTTCAG CACCATTGGCAAGAGATTTTTACGATGTTCTTGGAGTTAATAAGAATGCAAGTTCTTCTGAAATAAAGAAAGCATACTATGGG CTTGCAAAAAAGCTCCATCCTGACACAAACAAAGATGATCCTGAAGCTGAAAAGAAATTTCAAGAAGTTTCATTGGCATATGAG GTTTTGAAGGATGAGGTCAAGCGTCAACAGTATGACCAG GTTGGCCATGATGCTTTTGTAAACCAAGAAAGCAATGGTTTTGGAGACGGTGGGGCTGGTGGCTTTAATCCCTTTGAGCAGATATTCCGTGATCAT GATTTTGTCAAGAACTTCTTTCATCAGAACATTGGCGGACAGGATGTTAAG ACTTTTGTTGAACTTTCCTTTATGGAGGCTGTCCGAGGATGCACCAAAACCATTACATTTCAAACAGATATGCTTTGTAACACTTGTG GTGGGAGCGGGGTTCCTCCTGGTACAAGACCTGAAACCTGTAAACGCTGTAAAGGATCAGGAGTG ACATCTGTACAAGCTGGCATATTTAAGATGGAGACTACATGTGGTACATGTAAGGGAACCGGCAAAATTGTATCG AGTTTCTGCAAGTCATGCAGGGGTGCAAAGGTTAACAAAGGAACAAAGTCAGTCAAATTGGATATTATGGCCG GGATTGACAACAACGAAACCATTAAGGTTTACAGAAGTGGTGGTGCAGATCCTGATGGAAATCACCCTGGTGATCTTTATGTTACTATAAAG GTCCGGGAAGATCCTGTCTTCCGTAGAGATGGATCTGATATTCATGTAGATACTGTTTTAAGTATCACTCAG GCAATTTTGGGTGGAACCATTCAGGTCCCAACTCTTACCGGTGATGTTGTTCTTAAG GTGCGTCCTGGAACACAACATGGTCAGAAGGTGGTTCTGAAAAAGAAAG GGATCAAGACAAAAAATTCTTATACATTAGGGGATCAATACGTTCACTTTAACGTCAACATCCCAAT AAACCTGACAGATAGACAGCGTGAATTGATTGAAGAGTTTCAGAAGGAAGAGCAAGATGAATCATCTGATAAAGGGAAAGCTGCGTCGGCTTCTGGTTGA